The window AAGATGCAGCTAGAACTAGAAAAGCCTACCAAATGCATAACATATGCTTACAACACATTTTTGCTACATTTTTAATGCTTTAATCACTACAATTAAAATGTAGTAATAGGAAAATGGGAAGAATAAACACACTACCAAACAACAACATATGATTGATAAATGACAATTACATTAACTTGGAGTAGTGACATACTAGGTATTACATATTTTGTCCCCTTTATTGAAATCATAGGATTTTCAAACCACAACCACATCATGTTCCACCAACATTCATCTCGAATGTGCACAAATTATTGTATAGTTTCTATCAACCAAATGTCTTCATAAGCCCGATGACCTTCTTCACAGTAGGACGATCCATTACGCCAGCAATCCATGCTTTCACATGTGGATATGCATCGAGCACCGATGCATATGGAGTTTCATGCAATAGGTGAACCATTGGGAAATGGCTAATGTCCGCTAAGCTGATGAAATCTCCTGCCAAGTACTTGGACTTGGACAAGCGTTCCTCATAGACTTCCATGATTTCCTTCAGTTTTTCTAGGTTTTCTTCAAGAACTTTAAGATCGCTAGTCCCACCCATGTAAACCGGGATGACAAGCCCTTGAAAGATGATTGGCAGCATGACGCTGTCAAATTTCTGGGATTCGACGTCAAGCCACACATCAACCATTGCAGACTCAGAGAGGTTGTTTTCCCTCAGTAAATCTGATGATTCTTTTCGGAGTATATACTTTGAGATTGCCCGTGATTCTGTCAAAAATCAGCTAGTTATACATGCAAACAATTCAACTAGTTATAGAGATTTGATTTTCTAAAAACATTATATGAATTCATgttcttatttatttatttgcaCCAAGGgccaaaataataataattaccACATATCCAATCCTTTGCAATGCAAGGCGTTTTTTGCTTATCTCTTTTTCCAAATCATAACACATTTGGAATAATTCAGTGGTGCGAGATGGGGCCTTGCCCTTTTCACTCATGATGCACTAGTTATTTGAAGTATTATTCTTATCTTTTATATAAAAAGGAATAACAATATCCAAGCAATATAACTAGGAAAAATTCCTGAACTATATACTAGCCTAGTGACTTAGAGGATGTGCTTAACTAGTTGAAAAAGGAGACATGACTTTGGCATTTTACAACCTACCATTATCTGATAAAATAACTACCTCGATTGAGACATCTACCATGGCGCTATCAATAGTAAATGATAGTGTCCATCATTACAATATCACACAAATTAAGCAAGGAAGCTACTCACCGAAAAGGATCAGGTCTCCATCCTGGAACGCAGGGACCTGGCCGAAGGGCTGTGGACAGCAGAGACAAGAAAAAAAAAAGATCCCTATCAGCTTTCGCAAAGTGTTGATTCATGTAACTTGATGCATCTAATTAGCCTTACAACAACACAACTATATAGTCAAAGAGGCAAGAAGATAGATACATAGTATGTATGTAATCAAAGAGGGACATGGCGGCAACATACATTACGAGCAAGATGCGGCAGTCTCTTGTGCTCACCGGTGTGTAGGTCGACAGCCACGACCTCATACTCGGCTCCCACTTCCTCTAGGCATACCAGAACGCGTGCCACACTTCCGTTCATGGGCAACCCGTACACCTTCACCGGAGCCATTATTTTCTTACTTACTAGTATCAGTTGTGGTGTTGTGGAGCCAAGACGAAGGACAAGGAGATCCTTGGGAATGATGGATTTTGTGGTGTAAAGGTGTGCTTTTTATAGATAACTAGTGGTCAACCCATTGCATGCAGTTTGAAGCATACCATCTGGTTTTGACATTACCTAGCAACAAAGTAATGCACAGGTAGCACCGGTCACTTACTTGGCAACCAAGCACAATTAATTAATACCATCAAGGCTATCTGATATGAGCTTATTGGGGCTAAGAGCAGTTGACAACTTAATTGAACAATACAATTAATAATTGCCACCTAGCTAGTTCTTGCCATGTCGAGTAGACAACGAATCTGACATATAGATTATAATACACATACAGTTTATAATACGCATGTTGATAAATACGACTTACTTGTATGTCGAGACAGAGATGCAGTGTCCAACAGGAACGGAAGGCCGATACCGAAAATGTAACTATATTTTGCGGAGACTGAAAATGTACCTTATTCATGAAGAAATGAAAAGTGACACCGCCAAGCTACCGAACCGTTAATTAGTTGATACTCCACATGTGTTTAATTCTCCACCCAATCTTGGGTCATGGAATGTTACCCAATAGGAATTTCTTTCAACCTTCCCCGCCAAAAAAAAACTCGGATTTCGAGTTCTGTCAGTATGTTAAACATTTCCAATGAAATCAAATGAGGAGGATATTTATGTGGATGGTCAAGCCAAATATCCAAACCATGGCCTTTTTAGTTTCTTATAAAGAAAACTGCTAGAAATACTATTTGGAGTGTGTTTCTAGGAAATGGACAAAACATGCAAAACCAAAACACCAAAGGAAATGGACAAAACATGCAAAACCAATGTTTTTCTGGTCCTAAAATATTTGAAGGAAATATAAATATTATGAAAATTGAAAATAATAATTGAGAAATGTTCATCGCGTATTTGAAATATATCCGCCGTGTGATTGAAATATGTCATTGTGTATTATAGAAATGTTCATCGTGTGTTCTCAAAATTTTCGCGTATACGACATAGAACATATTTATGCAaatgaaaaaaaaggaaaaaaaatgaaaaagcaAAACAAAAACCGAATGAAACCCAAAACCCACAAAAACGAGGAACAAAATACTGCAGCAAAAAACACAACGGGCCTGGTCCATCTATGCACTCACTTGTATCCAAAATGCCGGCTTTCTAGTAACTTTTTTCAGGCGCTTGGAAGCTACAAATGCTGTATATAGCATGCAGCAGCATTCTAGCCTATAGCGAGCGCTGAGGTGGGCTGGGCAATTTACACGGTTTTTGCAGTGCTTCTATTTGATTTTTATGGTTCGAGGAAGGTTTTgcttttcttttctgtttcttttttatttcagTTATCTCTCTGTCATTATTAttcttatttttattttcaaTCAACTTTATTTTTTTACTTTTCATATTCATGAATTTTGTTAGTACTCCCAGTTTTGGTgtatgaatattttttaaatacacTTGAAATATTTTTCAAGAACAATTAACATCTTTAGAGTATACTATAAATAAATTTTAAATACATATTAAACATTTTTCCGATACACATAAAAAATAATTCTGAACACATGTTAAACATATTTCTATACACGTTAAACAATTGATAGATACGCGTTGAACATTTGTTGGATGCACGCTGattttttaatacatgttgaATAATTTTTAAATACATAATAAGCATATTATAAATGCACAGTGAACATTTGTAATACATGGTGAACAAAATTCTATGTCACAAACATTTTTACAAAATTGCTGGAACAGAACACTTATTATTAATTAGGTGAATGTATTTTTAAACTGGTGAATATTGTTTTTGAAATTGCACAAACATTTTTTTTATATGTGATGCATATTCGAAATATTTAAAAATCTAACTTAGTTAAttttcaaatatatgtttttTGAATACTTAAAATATAAAACAAATTTTGAAAgtggaaaatataaaaataacATGGGTATGTGCACTAGCTCACGATAGTGCGAATCTTGCTTCTGCCGCGGAGGTGTTCGTTGAAATTACTTTGAGCGATATATAGACGCATCTCTAGCAGGTTGCGAGTATGTCTCACTTATAGCGAGACGTAGCACAGCCTTCGCATCAAAGCAGCAGCCATAATGCCGCAGCGATTTTTTCCACGttattaatttatttttaaaaaaCTCATATATTACGAAATATTCTAAATATATATATTATAAAAATACTTGACATACATAATTGGAAAATATTAACAACATTTGAAAAATGATAAATATTTATAGAAAAATGTACAATGTCTATGAGAAAATGTAGCAaccaatacatatatatgaaaaaGTGTTAAtaatgtatttgaaaaatgctaAATGTCTCTAAAACTGTTCCTAATGTAtaaaaatatagaatgtgtatgaaaagAGGTAGACATAAAAATGCTTTAAAAAGcgttaatcatgtatttaaaaacgTAAGCATATGTATAAGTCATATACTAAAATTGTAAAATGTGGATGGAAAAAAGTTGTAAACAG is drawn from Aegilops tauschii subsp. strangulata cultivar AL8/78 chromosome 1, Aet v6.0, whole genome shotgun sequence and contains these coding sequences:
- the LOC109757807 gene encoding glutathione S-transferase 1, translating into MAPVKVYGLPMNGSVARVLVCLEEVGAEYEVVAVDLHTGEHKRLPHLARNPFGQVPAFQDGDLILFESRAISKYILRKESSDLLRENNLSESAMVDVWLDVESQKFDSVMLPIIFQGLVIPVYMGGTSDLKVLEENLEKLKEIMEVYEERLSKSKYLAGDFISLADISHFPMVHLLHETPYASVLDAYPHVKAWIAGVMDRPTVKKVIGLMKTFG